Proteins encoded in a region of the Benincasa hispida cultivar B227 chromosome 2, ASM972705v1, whole genome shotgun sequence genome:
- the LOC120071633 gene encoding replication termination factor 2 — protein MHPKNEHRLQIFLHSLDLQIQSQIVNLPQSPAQTLEDLKFSLLPETLASRVASSFYFTLNGKPLPDSTTIPSSLVPPLSTLILRTRVLGGGGDGGATGAESRDCYLNMYAEKKPDKVDPNEQRLSKWLNCALSNEPLREPCVIDWLGNVFNKESLVHALLEKKLPKGFGHIKGLKDMIKINLSVIPGTESRGNAISEPRFQCPITGLEFNGKYKFFALRTCGHVLSAKALKEVKSSSCLVCHAEFTNRDKFVINGSEEEVEEMRERMEEEKSKSRSKEKKTKKVRNEEGGINGDMSVDFAASRLSGKKHGIEVKALEKVSAKPERHERPDGGVQVKVAASNGAVKRFKAADMVPANATKEVYASIFTSSRKSDFKETYSCRSLPLGRN, from the coding sequence ATGCATCCAAAAAACGAACACCGTCTTCAGATCTTCCTTCACTCTCTCGACCTCCAAATTCAATCCCAAATCGTAAACCTACCACAAAGTCCAGCCCAAACCCTAGAGGACCTGAAATTCTCTCTTCTCCCTGAAACACTCGCTTCACGGGTTGCGTCATCTTTCTACTTCACCCTCAATGGGAAACCCCTTCCCGATTCCACCACGATTCCCAGTTCTCTAGTTCCCCCCCTGTCCACCTTAATCTTAAGAACCAGGGTCCTTGGGGGCGGTGGGGATGGCGGTGCAACAGGGGCTGAATCTCGTGACTGCTACCTTAATATGTATGCAGAGAAGAAACCCGATAAGGTTGACCCCAACGAGCAGAGACTGTCCAAATGGTTGAATTGCGCTCTTTCTAACGAGCCTTTGAGGGAACCTTGTGTGATCGATTGGCTTGGAAATGTCTTCAATAAGGAGTCGCTCGTGCATGCTTTGCTTGAGAAGAAGTTGCCAAAAGGATTCGGGCATATCAAAGGTTTGAAGGATATGATCAAGATTAATCTTTCGGTGATTCCCGGTACAGAGTCGCGAGGGAATGCAATTTCAGAGCCGCGGTTCCAATGCCCGATTACTGGTCTTGAGTTCAATGGTAAGTACAAGTTTTTTGCTCTGAGAACTTGTGGACATGTGCTTAGTGCAAAGGCCTTGAAGGAGGTTAAATCTTCTTCTTGCCTTGTTTGTCATGCTGAGTTTACGAACAGAGATAAGTTTGTGATCAATGGGAGCGAAGAGGAGGTAGAAGAAATGAGGGAGAGGATGGAGGAAGAGAAATCAAAATCGAGATCCAAGgagaagaagacgaagaaagTGAGGAATGAGGAAGGGGGTATAAATGGAGACATGAGTGTGGATTTTGCAGCATCCCGTTTGTCTGGTAAAAAACACGGTATTGAAGTTAAGGCTTTGGAGAAGGTTTCTGCAAAGCCTGAAAGGCATGAGCGGCCAGATGGTGGAGTTCAGGTAAAGGTTGCAGCAAGTAATGGTGCTGTAAAGCGTTTTAAAGCAGCAGACATGGTCCCTGCCAATGCTACCAAAGAAGTTTATGCTTCAATATTCACCTCATCTAGGAAGTCAGATTTCAAGGAAACATATTCTTGTAGATCTCTTCCACTCGGTCGAAACTGA